The DNA sequence CGAACTCGTCACGAAAGACGGGGAGCGACGCCCCATCGAGACCCGGTTCGCACTGTTCCCGCTCGGCGCGGGGCGGACCGGTCGCGTCGGCGTCGTCAGGGACATCACCGAGCGGAGAGAACGCGAGCGCGAACGCCAGCAGTACGAGACCATCGTCGAGACCATCGACGACGGGGTGTACGTCCTCGACGGCGACTACCACTTCACCGCGGTCAACGACGCGTATCTGGAGATGATGGGGTACGACCGCGAGGAACTGCTCGGGGCACACTGCTCGCTGGTCGTGGGCGAGGACGTCTCGTCGGCGGCTGTCGAGCAGTCGCGGGCGCTCGTCGGCACCGACGGCCACGCGACACTGGAGGCGGAGATAGAGCGGGCCGACGGCAGTCGGTTCTTCGCGGAGAGCAAGTTCACTCCCCTGCCCGTCGACGAGGGACGCGACGGGGCCAGCGACGCGGGCGAACGGTCCGGCGGGACGGTGGGCGTCGTCCGCGACACGACCGCGCGACGGCGACGCGAGCAGGAACTCGCCCGCCAGCGCGAACAGCTCGCGGCGCTCAACGACCTACAGAGCGTCATCAGCGGGCTCACCGAGGCGGTCATCGCCCAGTCGACGCGCGAGGAGATCGAACGGGTCGTCTGTGACCGCCTCGCCGACGCCGAGACGTACCAGTGCGCGTGGGTCGGCGAGATCGACCGCTCGCTCGGCGCGGTTCGGGTCAAGGCGACCTCCGGCTGTGGGGCCACCGAGGGGACCGAGGTACCCATCGGCGCGGACGCGACGTCGGGCGACGGTGAGATGGTCGACGCGGCTGTCCGAACGGCGGCGGTCCAGGTGAGACGGCGCTCGGACGACAGTGGCTGGCCGGCAGACGACCGGGCGGACGGCGACACGCCCGAGGAGCCGTCCGCCTCGGCATCGCCCGCGCTCGAGGCCGAACTGCACTCGGCCGCCGCGATTCCGATCGTCCACGACGGGGTCGTGTTCGGTGTCGTGGTCATGTCGACAGCGCGCCCGGACGCCTTCGAGGACGACGAGCAGGCGACCATCGACCACCTCGGCGAAATCGTCGGCCACGCCATCGCCAGCATCGACCGAAAGCGCGCGCTCATGAGCGACGAGGTGGTCGAACTCCGCTTCCAGATGAGCGACGTCTCGACCGCACTCGGCATCGCCGGGGAGATGGACGGGACCGTCTCCATCGCGCGGACCGTCCCCGTCGACGACGGCCGATATCTCGCCTACGGCACGGTCACGGCGGACGCCGTCGAGACACTCGAGGTCATCGTCGAGAACGACGCACACTGGGAGGAACTGACGTTCAGAGACCACGGTGACGCCGAACGGGGGTTCGAGGTCGTCGTCACCGAGCCACCCGTGACGTCGGCAGTCGCGGCACAGGGCGGGGAGGTCGTCGAGGCGCGAATCGTCGACGGCACTCTCAACCTGGGCGTTCACCTCCCCCCCGGCGCGGACGTCAGAGCCCTCAGCGACGTGGTCGAGGCGACGTACCCGGGGGTCGAGATGGTGACCCGCCGGCAGGTCAGCCGGGCCGCGCCACGGCGAGAGAGCCTCCTGGAGACGGCGCTGACAGACCGCCAGCGAGCCGCGCTCGAAGCGAGCTACCAGGCGGGCTTCTTCGAGTGGCCGCGTGTCACGTCGGGCGAGGAGGTCGCCGCGACGCTCGGAATCAGCCCCTCGACCTTCCACGAGCACCTCCGGACGGCCGAGCGGAAACTGGTCGCGTCGTTCCTCGAGTGACGCGGTGCTCGGGCCGTTACGGTGAGTGTGCGACCCGACCGCGACGACCCCAGTGTGGCTCCTTTTGTCGCTGCGGCCCTCACTCTCACGCGATGACACAGCCACCCGAGAGACGCGCCGCCGTCGAGGGGACCGACCTCACAGGAACGACCGCGCTGGTGACGGGGTCGACGAGCGGCATCGGCCGGGAGGCCGCGCTCGCGCTGGGGCGACTCGGCGCGCGCGTCGTCGTCCACG is a window from the Salinigranum halophilum genome containing:
- a CDS encoding PAS domain S-box protein; its protein translation is MQTGSSGWLAETLAVFARTDTRGEPLTTREVTEQLDCTRRATYDRLQRLADRGTLHTKKVGARGRIWWRAPSDDAGLFTVDEQYRLVSVDDRAADLFEARDGGLVGEPLWEVLTAFDECDVREHLDRAFDCQEPTDYEGYVESQQRWVSLTISPSETGLSVSVRDVTARRARERELERYEAAVETIGDGVYIVDDESRFLLVNDAHTHLTGYDREELLGAHASLVTTDEALALAERQRDDLELAGEGVTTIETELVTKDGERRPIETRFALFPLGAGRTGRVGVVRDITERRERERERQQYETIVETIDDGVYVLDGDYHFTAVNDAYLEMMGYDREELLGAHCSLVVGEDVSSAAVEQSRALVGTDGHATLEAEIERADGSRFFAESKFTPLPVDEGRDGASDAGERSGGTVGVVRDTTARRRREQELARQREQLAALNDLQSVISGLTEAVIAQSTREEIERVVCDRLADAETYQCAWVGEIDRSLGAVRVKATSGCGATEGTEVPIGADATSGDGEMVDAAVRTAAVQVRRRSDDSGWPADDRADGDTPEEPSASASPALEAELHSAAAIPIVHDGVVFGVVVMSTARPDAFEDDEQATIDHLGEIVGHAIASIDRKRALMSDEVVELRFQMSDVSTALGIAGEMDGTVSIARTVPVDDGRYLAYGTVTADAVETLEVIVENDAHWEELTFRDHGDAERGFEVVVTEPPVTSAVAAQGGEVVEARIVDGTLNLGVHLPPGADVRALSDVVEATYPGVEMVTRRQVSRAAPRRESLLETALTDRQRAALEASYQAGFFEWPRVTSGEEVAATLGISPSTFHEHLRTAERKLVASFLE